One Mercenaria mercenaria strain notata chromosome 12, MADL_Memer_1, whole genome shotgun sequence DNA segment encodes these proteins:
- the LOC123534890 gene encoding uncharacterized protein LOC123534890, with protein sequence MKRTACAIDFTMEATDAKEKTKESLNDRFEDIINIYLSILDHQQNEIYNVRMMHHEVWRDVHQVTGISETRAGSRVERYTRILPIGSKSDVDYKLCVEGVAIDMHEGRRLYIESSPSKAYCKLYITDKGMAVLEENELLSKLFRHSIFKCQKSERYMVKPAIFKTNVVEHCKFEMRETGEQRSPTSPAVSGEGALNPYDIVPCLMFKSWPNFIRKTVLDMYILKSSKDVPLPVFIVPTGNPLSETRDLEWRLSFAVLEIEIFRQLKSHQRRLYGLAKYLFKVVFEDLELIQSYHLKILFLRKLEDDDLTNVKPLSFLTSFFKYVLEAIENQFVPHLFIENCNIYPVHYHSDMKKEQFRLRVENNNFLSVMRKKIKTIISHDTNTDIAEEECWLENTKQALGNRQEAGLSEVWIAGYLTRLLSVIVYCLRKSLFQNKFQNAVKNLVKLVHANHHDKYINRAVPFITCLLNDVYRIDVFTDFGTQSVRYCDRVSFAIHRAFYCYERNDVDGVHQYLIEAGNTEINSGTSGIAVTKFHNGIDQSLDFAICYCQKKLNSNRFYLCPNVMRLHLIIQLRIRKINDQLEQALKQKGKECDTCSQKSFTDVKKNAKSVRTFDLETHQSVNDIAELLTELANAADTASVREPFTGKLSYKHNSFLLLKGYREQLSGSAYQALREIPLIFNQDFSLYEKKELATNFDLR encoded by the exons atgaaaaggaCAGCATGTGCCATAGACTTTACAATGGAGGCAACTGATGCAAAagaaaagacaaaagaaagtttAAATGACAGGTTTGAGGacattatcaatatatatttgtcaattcTCGATCACCagcaaaatgaaatttataacgTGCGTATGATGCATCATGAAGTTTGGAGAGATGTGCACCAAGTTACAGGCATCTCAGAAACACGCGCCGGAAGTAGAGTCGAGAG ATATACCAGGATTTTACCGATTGGTTCCAAATCCGATGTTGATTACAAACTTTGCGTTGAGGGTGTGGCCATTGACATGCATGAGGGTAGAAGGCTGTATATTGAGTCTTCTCCCTCCAAGGCGTATTGCAAATTGTATATCACAGACAAAGGAATGGCCGTGTTGGAAGAAAATGAATTGCTCTCAAAACTTTTTAGACATTCAATTTTCAAATGCCAGAAATCTGAAAGATATATGGTGAAGCCAgcaatatttaaaactaatgttgtagAACACTGCAAATTTGAGATGCGGGAAACAGGTGAACAAAGGTCACCAACAAGCCCAGCTGTGAGCGGAGAAGGAGCCCTTAATCCTTATGATATAGTCCCATGCTTGATGTTCAAGAGTTGGCCTAACTTTATAAGGAAGACAGTTTTGGATATGTACATCTTAAAATCAAGTAAAGATGTCCCTTTACCAGTTTTTATAGTACCAACAGGGAATCCATTGTCTGAAACCAGAGATCTTGAGTGGCGGCTATCATTCGCCGTACTAGAAATTGAGATTTTTAGACAATTGAAAAGTCATCAAAGGCGTCTTTATGGTCTCGCAAAATACCTATTTAAAGTAGTTTTCGAAGACCTGGAACTTATTCAGTCATatcatttaaaaatcttgtttctACGAAAACTTGAAGACGATGACCTGACAAATGTAAAGCCGTTATCATTTTTAACTAGCTTTTTCAAATATGTCCTGGAAGCTATTGAAAATCAATTTGTTCCACACCTGTTCATTGAAAACTGTAATATATATCCAGTTCACTACCATTCTGATATGAAAAAAGAACAGTTCCGTTTAAGGGTCGAAAATAATAACTTTCTATctgttatgagaaaaaaaatcaagacaaTAATATCTCATGACACAAATACAGATATTGCGGAAGAGGAATGTTGGTTAGAAAATACGAAACAGGCGTTAGGAAATCGTCAAGAGGCCGGTCTATCAGAGGTTTGGATTGCAGGATATCTTACACGTCTCCTGAGCGTAATTGTATATTGTCTTCGAAAAAGTCTATTCcagaataaatttcaaaatgctGTCAAAAACCTCGTGAAACTGGTGCATGCTAACCACCACGACAAGTATATCAACAGAGCTGTTCCGTTCATTACGTGCTTGTTAAACGATGTTTATCGTATTGACGTATTTACTGACTTTGGAACTCAGTCAGTAAGGTATTGTGATAGAGTAAGTTTTGCTATTCACAGAGCATTTTACTGTTACGAACGGAACGATGTCGACGGTGTTCACCAGTATCTCATTGAGGCTGGAAACACAGAAATAAACTCAGGCACTTCAGGGATAGCTGTCACTAAATTCCACAATGGAATTGATCAGTCCCTTGATTTTGCTATTTGTTACTGCCAGAAGAAACTAAATTCAAACCGTTTTTATCTCTGCCCAAACGTTATGCGATTACATTTGATAATTCAGCTGCGAATCAGAAAAATAAATGATCAGTTAGAACAGGCACTAAAACAGAAAGGAAAAGAGTGTGATACTTGTTCACAAAAGTCATTCACTGACGTGAAGAAAAACGCCAAGAGCGTGAGGACATTTGACCTAGAAACACATCAATCAGTCAATGATATAGCCGAACTGCTTACTGAATTGGCAAACGCTGCAGATACAGCAAGTGTAAGAGAACCATTCACAGGCAAATTGTCGTATAAACACAATAGTTTCTTGCTTTTAAAGGGCTACAGGGAGCAGTTGTCCGGATCAGCATATCAGGCTTTACGTGAAATTCCACTTATCTTCAACCAGGATTTTTCTTTATATGAAAAGAAGGAGCTAGCAACAAATTTTGATCTTAGATAA